A single Loxodonta africana isolate mLoxAfr1 chromosome 24, mLoxAfr1.hap2, whole genome shotgun sequence DNA region contains:
- the TTI1 gene encoding TELO2-interacting protein 1 homolog isoform X2, protein MAVFDTPQEAFGVLRPVCVQLTKTQTVENVEHLQAQLRAVSDSALQELQQYVLFPLRFTLKTPGPKRERLVQSVVECLTFVLSSTCVKEQELLQELFSELSACLYSPNSPKPAAISEELKLAVTRGLSTLMHAAYGDIILTFYEPCILPRLGFAVSLLLDLAEQEKSKQVKMAALQCLQVLLLQCDCQDHPRSLDEREQQQLGDLFASFLPGISTALTRVITGDFKQGHSIVVSSLRLFYKTVGLIMADEQLGRISKVQAKPAVEQRVAELMIHRAAEWVKNAGDKLTILIKKITECVSVHPHWKVRLELVELVKTLLLKCSQSLVESAGPLLKALVGLVNDESPEVQAQCDKVLRHFADQKVVVGNRAFADILSENLYSLATSLPRLMNSQDDQGKFSTLSLLLGYLKLLGPKVNFILNSVAHLQRLSKALIQVLELDVAGIKVVEERRWNSDDLSASPAASAAEPWNQIQRRYFRFFTDERIFLLLRQICQLLGFYGNLYLLVDHFMELYRESVVYRKQASMIVNELVAGAAGLEVEDLHKNHIRTSPEELREIVKSILEEYMSQENWYLVTCIEAEEMEEELMMKQSGLQAVTAGAHTCQVTSFPALSKPSPTICSMNSNVWQICIQLEGIGHFAYALGKDFRLLLMSALYPVLEKAGDQTLLISQAATNAMMDICHACGYESLQHLINQNSDYLVNGISLNLRHLAQHPHTPKVLEVMLRNSDASLLPLVTDVVQDVLATLDQFYDKRATSFVGVLHALLAALARWFPDTRQLQEQSFGKVGSHLSQRPATLEKGFENTTAEDIEQFLLNYLKEKDVADGNVSDFDNEEEEPSVPPEVESDMRPDVEPPLPVQIQIAKNVMERCIHLLSDKNLKIRLKVLDVLDLCVVVLHCHKNQLLPLAHRAWPSLVHRLTNDDPLAVLRAFKVLRTLGGKCGDFLRSRFCKDVLPKLAGSLVTQAPVSTRAGPVYSHTLAFKLQLAVLQGLGPLCESLDLGEGDLNKVADACLIYLSAKQPVKLQEAARSVFLHLMKVDPDSTWLLLNELYCPEQFAPPHPSLCPVQLQGSPGQQNPYTANVLRLLKELQ, encoded by the exons ATGGCAGTTTTTGATACTCCTCAGGAGGCTTTTGGCGTCTTACGTCCAGTCTGTGTTCAGCTCACAAAGACCCAGACGGTGGAGAACGTGGAACACCTACAGGCACAATTACGAGCTGTGAGTGACTCTGCCCTTCAGGAACTTCAGCAGTATGTCCTCTTCCCTTTGCGATTTACCCTGAAGACCCCAGGTCCCAAAAGAGAGCGCCTGGTCCAGAGCGTGGTGGAATGTCTCACGTTTGTCCTGTCGTCGACGTGTGTAAAGGAGCAGGAACTTCTCCAGGAGCTCTTTTCAGAACTCTCTGCCTGCCTGTATTCACCCAACTCCCCTAAACCCGCAGCCATCTCAGAGGAGCTGAAATTGGCCGTGACCCGGGGACTCAGTACATTAATGCACGCGGCTTACGGGGACATCATTCTGACTTTTTATGAGCCCTGCATTCTGCCTCGTTTAGGATTTGCTGTATCTTTACTGCTAGACCTAGCAGAACAGGAGAAATCAAAGCAAGTTAAAATGGCTGCCTTGCAGTGTTTACAGGTTCTCCTCCTTCAGTGCGATTGTCAGGACCACCCGAGGTCCTTGGATGAGCGTGAGCAACAGCAGCTGGGGGATTTGTTTGCTTCCTTCTTACCTGGAATCTCAACTGCACTGACCAGGGTTATCACAGGAGACTTTAAACAAGGTCACAGCATTGTCGTGTCTTCCCTAAGGCTTTTTTACAAGACAGTGGGCCTTATTATGGCTGATGAACAGCTCGGAAGAATCTCAAAGGTCCAAGCAAAGCCTGCAGTTGAGCAGAGAGTAGCAGAACTGATGATTCACAGGGcagcagaatgggttaaaaatgCTGGGGACAAGTTGACTATCCTTATTAAAAAGATAACTGAGTGTGTTTCAGTTCACCCACACTGGAAGGTGAGGCTGGAACTGGTAGAACTTGTCAAGACCCTTCTTTTGAAGTGCAGTCAGTCACTGGTTGAATCTGCTGGTCCCCTTCTGAAGGCTTTGGTGGGTCTGGTGAACGATGAGAGTCCTGAAGTCCAAGCCCAGTGCGATAAAGTTCTGAGACATTTTGCAGATCAGAAAGTAGTGGTGGGCAACAGAGCCTTTGCCGACATCTTGTCAGAAAACCTGTATTCCCTTGCTACATCTCTTCCCCGCCTAATGAACTCCCAAGATGATCAAGGAAAATTCTCTACTCTCTCCTTGTTACTTGGTTATCTGAAACTGTTGGGGCCAAAAGTAAACTTTATCCTCAACTCCGTGGCCCATCTGCAGCGCCTTTCCAAAGCGCTCATCCAGGTTCTAGAATTGGACGTGGCTGGCATCAAAGTTGTTGAAGAGCGGCGTTGGAACTCCGATGATCTGAGTGCTTCTCCAGCGGCCTCAGCCGCAGAGCCATGGAATCAAATCCAGAGGAGGTATTTCCGCTTCTTCACTGATGAAAGGATTTTCCTGCTCTTACGGCAAATCTGTCAGCTTCTTGGTTTTTATGGGAACCTCTATTTACTTGTGGATCACTTCATGGAGCTGTACCGTGAATCGGTAGTTTACCGGAAGCAAGCCTCCATGATCGTTAATGAACTGGTTGCAGGGGCTGCTGGGCTGGAGGTGGAGGATCTTCATAAAAACCATATTCGAACAAGCCCAGAGGAACTGAGAGAGATCGTGAAATCCATACTTGAAGAATATATGAGCCAAGAAAACTGGTATTTGGTTACCTGTATTGAAGCTGAGGAAATGGAAGAGGAGCTAATGATGAAGCAGTCAGGCCTCCAGGCCGTCACAGCAGGTGCACACACCTGCCAAGTTACATCTTTTCCAGCCCTATCAAAGCCAAGTCCCACTATCTGCTCTATGAACAGCAACGTCTGGCAGATATGTATCCAGTTGGAAGGGATTGGCCACTTTGCATATGCACTAGGAAAGGACTTTCGTTTGCTCTTGATGTCAGCCCTCTATCCCGTACTAGAGAAGGCTGGAGACCAAACCCTGCTCATTAGTCAGGCAGCTACCAACGCCATGATGGACATATGCCATGCGTGTGGCTATGAGTCCCTGCAGCACCTGATCAATCAAAATTCAGACTATTTGGTGAACGGGATCTCTTTAAATCTGCGTCACCTGGCTCAGCACCCTCATACCCCAAAGGTCTTGGAAGTCATGCTGCGGAACTCTGATGCTAGCCTGCTTCCTTTGGTGACAGATGTGGTTCAAGATGTCTTGGCCACCCTGGACCAATTTTACGATAAGAGAGCTACTTCTTTTGTCGGTGTCCTGCACGCCCTGCTGGCAGCATTGG CCCGGTGGTTCCCAGACACAAGACAACTCCAAGAGCAGAGTTTTGGGAAGGTGGGAAGTCACTTGAGCCAAAGACCAGCAACTCTTGAGAAAGGATTTGAGAATACCACGGCCGAAGACATTGAACAGTTTTTGCTAAACTACCTCAAAGAAAAGGACGTGGCAGATGGAAATGTCTCAGATTTTGATAATGAAGAAG AGGAGCCATCAGTCCCTCCTGAAGTGGAGAGTGACATGCGTCCTGATGTGGAGCCACCACTGCCGGTGCAGATCCAGATAGCCAAGAACGTGATGGAgcgctgcatccacttgttgTCGGATAAAAACCTGAAAATCCGCTTGAAG GTGTTGGATGTGCTGGATTTGTGTGTGGTGGTTCTGCACTGCCATAAGAACCAGCTCCTTCCCTTGGCTCATCGGGCCTGGCCCTCACTCGTGCACCGACTCACAAATGATGACCCCCTGGCAGTGCTCAGAGCCTTCAAG GTTTTGCGTACCCTGGGAGGCAAATGTGGCGATTTTCTAAGGAGCCGGTTCTGCAAAGATGTCCTGCCAAAGCTGGCTGGCTCGCTAGTCACCCAGGCTCCCGTCAGCACCCGAGCTGGGCCAGTTTACTCCCACACGCTGGCCTTCAAGTTGCAGCTAGCCGTCTTGCAGGGCCTGGGCCCCCTCTGCGAGAGTCTGGATCTAG GTGAGGGTGACCTGAATAAAGTGGCTGATGCCTGCTTGATTTACCTCAGCGCCAAGCAGCCCGTGAAATTACAAGAGGCTGCCAGGAG
- the TTI1 gene encoding TELO2-interacting protein 1 homolog isoform X1, with the protein MAVFDTPQEAFGVLRPVCVQLTKTQTVENVEHLQAQLRAVSDSALQELQQYVLFPLRFTLKTPGPKRERLVQSVVECLTFVLSSTCVKEQELLQELFSELSACLYSPNSPKPAAISEELKLAVTRGLSTLMHAAYGDIILTFYEPCILPRLGFAVSLLLDLAEQEKSKQVKMAALQCLQVLLLQCDCQDHPRSLDEREQQQLGDLFASFLPGISTALTRVITGDFKQGHSIVVSSLRLFYKTVGLIMADEQLGRISKVQAKPAVEQRVAELMIHRAAEWVKNAGDKLTILIKKITECVSVHPHWKVRLELVELVKTLLLKCSQSLVESAGPLLKALVGLVNDESPEVQAQCDKVLRHFADQKVVVGNRAFADILSENLYSLATSLPRLMNSQDDQGKFSTLSLLLGYLKLLGPKVNFILNSVAHLQRLSKALIQVLELDVAGIKVVEERRWNSDDLSASPAASAAEPWNQIQRRYFRFFTDERIFLLLRQICQLLGFYGNLYLLVDHFMELYRESVVYRKQASMIVNELVAGAAGLEVEDLHKNHIRTSPEELREIVKSILEEYMSQENWYLVTCIEAEEMEEELMMKQSGLQAVTAGAHTCQVTSFPALSKPSPTICSMNSNVWQICIQLEGIGHFAYALGKDFRLLLMSALYPVLEKAGDQTLLISQAATNAMMDICHACGYESLQHLINQNSDYLVNGISLNLRHLAQHPHTPKVLEVMLRNSDASLLPLVTDVVQDVLATLDQFYDKRATSFVGVLHALLAALARWFPDTRQLQEQSFGKVGSHLSQRPATLEKGFENTTAEDIEQFLLNYLKEKDVADGNVSDFDNEEEEPSVPPEVESDMRPDVEPPLPVQIQIAKNVMERCIHLLSDKNLKIRLKVLDVLDLCVVVLHCHKNQLLPLAHRAWPSLVHRLTNDDPLAVLRAFKVLRTLGGKCGDFLRSRFCKDVLPKLAGSLVTQAPVSTRAGPVYSHTLAFKLQLAVLQGLGPLCESLDLGEGDLNKVADACLIYLSAKQPVKLQEAARRPRISHSLSSTRARPKKLLVPGHSYSLKNQLRVKIVTPQVVPMKLTAVRLKAELRNIKSVFLHLMKVDPDSTWLLLNELYCPEQFAPPHPSLCPVQLQGSPGQQNPYTANVLRLLKELQ; encoded by the exons ATGGCAGTTTTTGATACTCCTCAGGAGGCTTTTGGCGTCTTACGTCCAGTCTGTGTTCAGCTCACAAAGACCCAGACGGTGGAGAACGTGGAACACCTACAGGCACAATTACGAGCTGTGAGTGACTCTGCCCTTCAGGAACTTCAGCAGTATGTCCTCTTCCCTTTGCGATTTACCCTGAAGACCCCAGGTCCCAAAAGAGAGCGCCTGGTCCAGAGCGTGGTGGAATGTCTCACGTTTGTCCTGTCGTCGACGTGTGTAAAGGAGCAGGAACTTCTCCAGGAGCTCTTTTCAGAACTCTCTGCCTGCCTGTATTCACCCAACTCCCCTAAACCCGCAGCCATCTCAGAGGAGCTGAAATTGGCCGTGACCCGGGGACTCAGTACATTAATGCACGCGGCTTACGGGGACATCATTCTGACTTTTTATGAGCCCTGCATTCTGCCTCGTTTAGGATTTGCTGTATCTTTACTGCTAGACCTAGCAGAACAGGAGAAATCAAAGCAAGTTAAAATGGCTGCCTTGCAGTGTTTACAGGTTCTCCTCCTTCAGTGCGATTGTCAGGACCACCCGAGGTCCTTGGATGAGCGTGAGCAACAGCAGCTGGGGGATTTGTTTGCTTCCTTCTTACCTGGAATCTCAACTGCACTGACCAGGGTTATCACAGGAGACTTTAAACAAGGTCACAGCATTGTCGTGTCTTCCCTAAGGCTTTTTTACAAGACAGTGGGCCTTATTATGGCTGATGAACAGCTCGGAAGAATCTCAAAGGTCCAAGCAAAGCCTGCAGTTGAGCAGAGAGTAGCAGAACTGATGATTCACAGGGcagcagaatgggttaaaaatgCTGGGGACAAGTTGACTATCCTTATTAAAAAGATAACTGAGTGTGTTTCAGTTCACCCACACTGGAAGGTGAGGCTGGAACTGGTAGAACTTGTCAAGACCCTTCTTTTGAAGTGCAGTCAGTCACTGGTTGAATCTGCTGGTCCCCTTCTGAAGGCTTTGGTGGGTCTGGTGAACGATGAGAGTCCTGAAGTCCAAGCCCAGTGCGATAAAGTTCTGAGACATTTTGCAGATCAGAAAGTAGTGGTGGGCAACAGAGCCTTTGCCGACATCTTGTCAGAAAACCTGTATTCCCTTGCTACATCTCTTCCCCGCCTAATGAACTCCCAAGATGATCAAGGAAAATTCTCTACTCTCTCCTTGTTACTTGGTTATCTGAAACTGTTGGGGCCAAAAGTAAACTTTATCCTCAACTCCGTGGCCCATCTGCAGCGCCTTTCCAAAGCGCTCATCCAGGTTCTAGAATTGGACGTGGCTGGCATCAAAGTTGTTGAAGAGCGGCGTTGGAACTCCGATGATCTGAGTGCTTCTCCAGCGGCCTCAGCCGCAGAGCCATGGAATCAAATCCAGAGGAGGTATTTCCGCTTCTTCACTGATGAAAGGATTTTCCTGCTCTTACGGCAAATCTGTCAGCTTCTTGGTTTTTATGGGAACCTCTATTTACTTGTGGATCACTTCATGGAGCTGTACCGTGAATCGGTAGTTTACCGGAAGCAAGCCTCCATGATCGTTAATGAACTGGTTGCAGGGGCTGCTGGGCTGGAGGTGGAGGATCTTCATAAAAACCATATTCGAACAAGCCCAGAGGAACTGAGAGAGATCGTGAAATCCATACTTGAAGAATATATGAGCCAAGAAAACTGGTATTTGGTTACCTGTATTGAAGCTGAGGAAATGGAAGAGGAGCTAATGATGAAGCAGTCAGGCCTCCAGGCCGTCACAGCAGGTGCACACACCTGCCAAGTTACATCTTTTCCAGCCCTATCAAAGCCAAGTCCCACTATCTGCTCTATGAACAGCAACGTCTGGCAGATATGTATCCAGTTGGAAGGGATTGGCCACTTTGCATATGCACTAGGAAAGGACTTTCGTTTGCTCTTGATGTCAGCCCTCTATCCCGTACTAGAGAAGGCTGGAGACCAAACCCTGCTCATTAGTCAGGCAGCTACCAACGCCATGATGGACATATGCCATGCGTGTGGCTATGAGTCCCTGCAGCACCTGATCAATCAAAATTCAGACTATTTGGTGAACGGGATCTCTTTAAATCTGCGTCACCTGGCTCAGCACCCTCATACCCCAAAGGTCTTGGAAGTCATGCTGCGGAACTCTGATGCTAGCCTGCTTCCTTTGGTGACAGATGTGGTTCAAGATGTCTTGGCCACCCTGGACCAATTTTACGATAAGAGAGCTACTTCTTTTGTCGGTGTCCTGCACGCCCTGCTGGCAGCATTGG CCCGGTGGTTCCCAGACACAAGACAACTCCAAGAGCAGAGTTTTGGGAAGGTGGGAAGTCACTTGAGCCAAAGACCAGCAACTCTTGAGAAAGGATTTGAGAATACCACGGCCGAAGACATTGAACAGTTTTTGCTAAACTACCTCAAAGAAAAGGACGTGGCAGATGGAAATGTCTCAGATTTTGATAATGAAGAAG AGGAGCCATCAGTCCCTCCTGAAGTGGAGAGTGACATGCGTCCTGATGTGGAGCCACCACTGCCGGTGCAGATCCAGATAGCCAAGAACGTGATGGAgcgctgcatccacttgttgTCGGATAAAAACCTGAAAATCCGCTTGAAG GTGTTGGATGTGCTGGATTTGTGTGTGGTGGTTCTGCACTGCCATAAGAACCAGCTCCTTCCCTTGGCTCATCGGGCCTGGCCCTCACTCGTGCACCGACTCACAAATGATGACCCCCTGGCAGTGCTCAGAGCCTTCAAG GTTTTGCGTACCCTGGGAGGCAAATGTGGCGATTTTCTAAGGAGCCGGTTCTGCAAAGATGTCCTGCCAAAGCTGGCTGGCTCGCTAGTCACCCAGGCTCCCGTCAGCACCCGAGCTGGGCCAGTTTACTCCCACACGCTGGCCTTCAAGTTGCAGCTAGCCGTCTTGCAGGGCCTGGGCCCCCTCTGCGAGAGTCTGGATCTAG GTGAGGGTGACCTGAATAAAGTGGCTGATGCCTGCTTGATTTACCTCAGCGCCAAGCAGCCCGTGAAATTACAAGAGGCTGCCAGGAG GCCCAGAATCAGTCATAGTCTTTCAAGCACAAGGGCACGTCCCAAGAAGCTTCTTGTGCCTGGGCATTCTTATTCCTTGAAGAACCAACTTAGGGTGAAAATAGTCACCCCCCAGGTGGTGCCCATGAAGCTAACTGCTGTACGCCTTAAAGCAGAACTCCGGAACATAAAAAG